The DNA region ATATGGTGCCGCGCGACCCACAGATATGCAAATACTCACCGGAGAGCGGCACATGGCTGTCGTGCGAGTGCCGCGCGCGCTGCCCGAACGGACTGCGCAGCGACTTCGGGCTGAGGAAGAATCTTCTCCTGGTGTGCGGCGGCGTGGGACAGCTCTGCGCGAGGTTGGTGGGTTGTTTCGGCGGCTTGGGTAGCCTCAGTGGCGACTGCCAGTCGTCCTGAGCGCTGCAGCGACGGCGTGTACCGCTCCATCACTGGCCGCCGAGCCTGGGTGCTTCTGGCGCACAACGGACACGCCTCATTCCTGAACATGCAGGAGTAACACCGCTCATGCCCGCAAGTGTCGATCAAGCTTTTCTCTTTTTTGCCTTTTATCAAAGGGCATGTTACAACTGGGGCAAGTTGTGGCGCCAGTTTCGCTGTCCAGTAACTGTCTTATCGCCGCCAAGTCTGtaacaaagttatatttatcGTTTAGTTAAGTGGAACGTGGAGATGTGACAGTTTAGTGGTTTAGCTGTTACTTTGTCGTGTGAGAGAGCGGTTTTCGATAGCGCTGCACACCAATCGGCGTTTAGAAACTAGCATTAGTGACGTCAGCGGTCTATTACTTTAAACATTCGAGATTGTGTAGTGGAAGATAAGTACTAGTAATACTTCATacgttttctattatttctaTACGATGGTAGATGAGAAGCTATTAGcgtttttgcatttatttagcTATTTCGTTCTGGAACGTTCCAAGTGAATTTTACTATTAAAGTTTGACTTGTTTGAGGTCGTTTTGTATTTAGTTAATAGCTCCAATAAGTAGCAATTTAGTTGCGCATAATTACTTGGCCAAAGCACTCAGCGAGAGATAAATTCGATTATCTGAATCAGGACTATCTTGATTAGTTTTGGAATCGTTGATTAGCGGCATACTTATGGTTTGGAACCGAAGTTTTGGGTTCTATACATCTTGAAGTTCTTTTGTAATCGGCTAGATGTTCGCTTCGCCAGCGTAAAAACGCTTTCCATTACAAAAATCCCTAATACCCTCTTCGAccatcatttattaaaaaaacaattttaaaattccataatTTTCCACGGTAACAAATTACTGGTATGAAAAATAGCTTATGTGTTGATCTAATAGACGATCTACCCgtgagccaaatttcatccaaatacgtttagttgtttctgcgtttacttctaacaaacatcgaaacattttcacaaactttcgcatttataatagacGAATAAGATTCAATTAATGGTAaagtatagtaaaatatatctcaATAAACTGGCATTGAGGATTAATACAAAGACGTCGAAATATACCGTTCACCAAgagattataaatatgttaatgtttttataaataaccatAGATTTTATGCTAATAATACTTACACGATACAACTCAATTGGataccagattttttttaccaatgaTCCTTCTATACAGTCAAGCTTAAATGTTTATCCAATATACCTACATCTTCTAGCCTTTCTAGTACAAAAATCTAATATCCCCATAAAATCCTAAGTTCCTAGACCTTCCTAGCTTGCAAGTGCAGCTAAAACCATGATAATCGATTAGCAATAATGAACCTTGGGGCGCAGGATAATGATGTTCAGAACGCGGCACCGACGCGGCGTCACAACAAATTAAATGACGTTTGTATGGAATTTTAATGGGACCACAACGTTGCGATATTATGTGCCGGCATTAGAATAACTGCGCCCTCGATAATGCCCAGATGTTATGATCACGGTGTGGATTTTTGTTAAGTGAGGTTTCACGTTCAATTGATGGGTGACAATCAATTAATATGGACCTTAATCATGAATGCTCTGGgccaaattaatttcatttccatcatatatctttttattg from Manduca sexta isolate Smith_Timp_Sample1 unplaced genomic scaffold, JHU_Msex_v1.0 HiC_scaffold_1591, whole genome shotgun sequence includes:
- the LOC119191507 gene encoding uncharacterized protein LOC119191507, producing MPLINDSKTNQDSPDSDNRIYLSLSALANGTRRRCSAQDDWQSPLRLPKPPKQPTNLAQSCPTPPHTRRRFFLSPKSLRSPFGQRARHSHDSHVPLSGLPEEGPRSAAWHSLVFNKIRSLWTAHSSVPQGLNQLTGTDLKFVGMWTVFRAFYGRVKLILIYATDYANTALKFKNNYR